The Leptospira sp. WS39.C2 genome contains a region encoding:
- a CDS encoding sugar phosphate nucleotidyltransferase has product MMEPKNIPIFILAGGRGTRLASVVNDVPKPLAPVNGKPFLVYLLENYIEQGFRKFYFLLHHKANHIIECIDSLKHTILTDCEIHYSIEPTLLGTGGSVAYTIQSFQFKGDFLIVNADTWVDPISMEELANSKSPSIGVIFIPDVSRYGKVTIEEGMIQKFEEKKENAGSGWINAGIYKLNADLFFEKEGEFSMEKEIFPKLAFENVLRAIPLDTDFIDIGIPEDYKRFQNWIISGRENKL; this is encoded by the coding sequence ATGATGGAGCCAAAAAATATCCCCATTTTCATTTTAGCAGGTGGTCGAGGTACTAGACTGGCCTCCGTTGTAAATGATGTTCCGAAACCTCTAGCTCCGGTAAACGGAAAACCGTTCCTTGTATATTTACTTGAAAATTATATAGAACAAGGTTTCCGGAAATTTTATTTTTTATTACATCACAAAGCGAACCATATCATAGAATGTATTGATTCTTTAAAACATACAATTTTAACTGATTGTGAAATTCATTATTCAATTGAACCAACGTTACTTGGAACAGGTGGATCTGTTGCTTACACTATCCAAAGCTTTCAATTCAAAGGTGATTTTTTAATTGTGAACGCAGATACCTGGGTTGATCCTATTTCTATGGAAGAGCTTGCCAATTCTAAGTCACCTTCTATAGGAGTCATTTTTATACCGGATGTATCAAGGTATGGAAAGGTTACAATTGAAGAAGGTATGATTCAGAAATTTGAAGAAAAAAAAGAGAATGCTGGTTCAGGTTGGATTAACGCAGGAATTTATAAATTAAATGCGGATTTGTTTTTCGAAAAAGAAGGGGAGTTTTCAATGGAAAAAGAAATTTTCCCAAAACTAGCTTTTGAAAACGTACTTCGAGCCATTCCATTGGATACAGATTTTATTGATATTGGTATTCCTGAAGATTATAAACGTTTTCAAAATTGGATTATTTCTGGTCGGGAGAATAAACTTTGA
- the hisH gene encoding imidazole glycerol phosphate synthase subunit HisH encodes MSSPDVLIIDYGVGNLLSVQRGFEYCGAKVEITSDPNRILKASHVILPGVGAFANAMEALHERNLTEVIHEVVKKGTPLLAICLGMQMLLDESEEFGITKGLGLISGRVVPIPSTTASGKPHKIPHIGWSELYPANPTNQWNSKILETLNVEESVYFVHSFMALPNDEKHRLADTFYGGNRISSVIGRDNIFGCQFHPEKSGPVGLKILTQFIRL; translated from the coding sequence TTGTCTAGTCCTGATGTTTTGATTATCGATTATGGGGTTGGGAATTTACTCAGTGTCCAGAGAGGATTTGAATATTGCGGTGCAAAAGTAGAAATTACATCCGATCCTAATCGGATTTTAAAAGCATCGCATGTCATATTACCTGGAGTAGGTGCATTTGCAAATGCCATGGAAGCTTTACATGAAAGAAACCTAACGGAAGTCATTCATGAAGTTGTCAAAAAAGGAACTCCACTTTTAGCAATTTGTTTGGGAATGCAAATGTTATTGGATGAAAGTGAGGAATTTGGGATAACAAAAGGTCTAGGATTAATCTCCGGACGAGTGGTTCCAATTCCCTCCACAACAGCCAGTGGAAAACCACATAAAATTCCACATATTGGTTGGAGTGAGCTTTATCCGGCAAATCCTACAAACCAATGGAATTCTAAGATATTAGAAACATTGAATGTAGAAGAATCTGTATATTTTGTTCATTCTTTTATGGCATTACCAAATGATGAGAAACATCGCCTTGCTGACACTTTTTATGGTGGCAATAGAATCTCGTCAGTGATTGGAAGGGATAATATTTTTGGTTGCCAATTCCATCCTGAAAAAAGTGGTCCAGTGGGATTAAAAATTCTTACACAATTCATTCGATTATGA
- a CDS encoding acylneuraminate cytidylyltransferase family protein produces the protein MRILALIPARAGSKRLPGKNIRLLGGKPLIVWSIEVTKAIPEICDVLVSTDSQEIAEIAKKFGGYVPWLRPNSLSTDTSSSIEMAIHALDWYEENRGKVDGILLLQPTSPFRSKTMIEKGIRLFMEKQTAVVSVSKTHTHPSWMFTIQNDTLVPFSDSSGTNQRSQDLEPMYVVNGSFYLTKPEDLKSTKSFFKPIVSPLLVENELEAIDIDTLIDFQFAEFLLSQNKNI, from the coding sequence ATGAGAATCCTTGCTTTGATTCCTGCAAGAGCAGGATCCAAACGTTTGCCAGGTAAGAATATTCGCTTACTTGGTGGTAAACCACTCATTGTTTGGAGCATAGAAGTTACAAAAGCAATCCCTGAAATTTGCGATGTCCTAGTTTCGACTGATTCTCAGGAAATTGCCGAAATTGCAAAAAAGTTTGGTGGGTACGTTCCATGGTTACGCCCAAACAGTCTTTCCACGGACACTTCATCTTCTATAGAAATGGCAATCCATGCCTTGGATTGGTATGAAGAAAACCGTGGGAAAGTAGACGGAATTCTATTATTACAACCTACATCGCCATTTCGAAGTAAGACGATGATTGAGAAGGGCATTCGTTTGTTTATGGAGAAACAAACTGCTGTTGTTAGTGTATCAAAAACCCATACACATCCAAGTTGGATGTTTACAATCCAAAATGATACCTTAGTTCCTTTTTCTGATTCGAGTGGAACCAACCAAAGATCTCAAGATTTGGAACCAATGTATGTAGTGAATGGGTCGTTTTATTTGACAAAACCTGAAGATTTGAAATCTACAAAATCATTTTTTAAACCAATTGTGAGCCCCTTATTGGTAGAAAATGAATTGGAAGCGATTGATATTGATACCCTTATCGATTTTCAATTTGCAGAATTTTTACTTTCCCAAAACAAAAATATTTAG
- a CDS encoding SIS domain-containing protein translates to MSFETIRNVIQASIDVKKEILDSEVILAQIDELANHCLKSLQSGGKVIFAGNGGSFADSQHLAAEFISRLQFDREPLASIALGTNSSSTTAIGNDYGYDQIFVRELKAISRSGDVYIPISTSGNSQNILATIETAKSLNLHIVALTGNTGGKLKGQVPCICVPSTRTERIQECHIMIGHIICGLVEDRYFKK, encoded by the coding sequence ATGTCTTTTGAAACAATCAGGAATGTCATCCAAGCATCGATTGATGTTAAAAAAGAAATTTTGGATTCAGAAGTAATTTTGGCACAAATTGATGAACTTGCCAACCATTGTTTAAAATCCTTACAATCAGGTGGAAAAGTAATTTTTGCGGGGAATGGTGGGAGTTTTGCCGACTCTCAACACCTAGCAGCGGAATTTATATCTCGTCTTCAATTTGATCGCGAACCTCTTGCATCAATTGCATTGGGAACCAATAGCTCGTCAACGACAGCCATTGGAAATGATTATGGATACGATCAAATATTTGTAAGAGAATTAAAAGCTATATCTCGAAGTGGAGATGTATACATTCCAATTAGTACAAGCGGTAATAGTCAAAATATACTGGCGACGATTGAAACAGCAAAAAGTCTGAACTTACATATAGTTGCCCTTACTGGAAATACAGGTGGTAAGTTAAAAGGACAAGTCCCTTGTATTTGTGTTCCATCGACAAGGACAGAACGAATCCAAGAATGTCATATTATGATTGGACATATTATTTGTGGATTAGTTGAGGATCGATACTTCAAAAAATGA
- a CDS encoding CBS domain-containing protein, giving the protein MNFDLFVVSSSNSVEETLSKIELNHLGFALVKDNENQIIGLVTDGDIRRILLKGKNLSTSIFECMNSEFTWASSQTPREQLLKMLDSRIRFIPVLDEKRSLVGIVTKDELPHLEERKIYARARSPVRISFGGGGSDLTHFFSNEKGAVINSTVSLYTHATLRIREDYRILLNSRDLKDKIEFSDFDELTKTESKFKLFQAVIKVARPNFGFELYVHSDYPMNSGLGGSAVVASAILGCFNQFRKDKWDNHEIAELAFQAERLDMGIAGGWQDQYATVFGGFNFMEFAMDQNIVHPLRLSKDTLIELEESLILCDTATTHDSGNIHDDQRETMKQSDIKQRVQSNVELTYEMRNHLLRGRLLEFGKCLHKAWEIKRGLSSKISNQFLDKIYENAIVHGAIGGKLLGAGGGGFFLFYVPPFQKHKILDWMQSAGLNYRPFRFDSEGLQAWTVREELDKEEMSVI; this is encoded by the coding sequence TTGAATTTTGACTTATTTGTTGTTTCAAGTAGTAACTCGGTAGAGGAAACTTTATCCAAAATCGAATTAAATCATCTCGGCTTTGCTCTCGTGAAAGACAATGAAAACCAAATCATAGGTTTGGTTACTGATGGTGACATCCGTCGGATTTTATTAAAAGGAAAAAATCTAAGTACATCAATATTCGAATGTATGAACAGTGAGTTTACTTGGGCATCCAGTCAAACTCCCAGAGAACAATTATTAAAAATGTTAGATTCTCGCATACGTTTCATTCCCGTATTGGATGAAAAAAGAAGTTTAGTTGGAATTGTTACAAAAGATGAGTTACCTCATCTAGAAGAACGTAAGATTTATGCTAGAGCTAGATCACCAGTTCGGATTAGTTTTGGAGGTGGTGGTTCTGACCTAACTCATTTTTTTAGCAATGAGAAAGGAGCAGTGATTAACTCCACAGTCAGCTTATACACTCATGCTACATTAAGAATCAGAGAAGATTATAGAATTTTACTCAATTCACGTGACCTTAAAGATAAAATCGAATTTTCTGATTTTGATGAGTTAACCAAAACAGAGAGTAAATTTAAATTGTTTCAAGCTGTAATCAAAGTGGCACGACCAAATTTTGGATTCGAGTTGTATGTGCATTCCGACTATCCGATGAATTCAGGTTTAGGTGGGTCTGCAGTTGTTGCTTCTGCTATACTTGGATGTTTTAATCAATTTAGAAAAGATAAATGGGATAATCATGAAATCGCGGAGCTGGCGTTTCAAGCAGAGAGACTCGATATGGGAATTGCAGGAGGGTGGCAAGACCAATATGCGACCGTTTTTGGTGGTTTCAATTTTATGGAATTTGCCATGGACCAAAACATTGTGCACCCACTTCGTTTATCAAAAGATACTTTGATAGAACTAGAAGAAAGTTTAATATTATGTGATACTGCCACTACTCATGACTCAGGCAATATTCATGATGACCAACGTGAAACCATGAAACAATCAGATATCAAACAGAGAGTTCAATCGAATGTGGAACTAACGTATGAAATGCGAAATCACTTACTAAGAGGTCGGTTGTTAGAATTTGGAAAGTGTTTACATAAAGCATGGGAAATCAAAAGAGGGTTAAGTTCTAAAATATCTAATCAATTCTTAGATAAGATTTATGAAAATGCAATTGTCCACGGTGCAATAGGTGGCAAATTATTAGGAGCTGGTGGTGGTGGATTCTTTTTGTTTTATGTTCCACCATTTCAAAAACATAAAATTTTGGATTGGATGCAATCAGCAGGATTAAACTACCGACCTTTTCGTTTTGATTCGGAAGGGTTACAAGCATGGACAGTTCGAGAAGAACTAGATAAAGAGGAAATGAGCGTAATATGA
- a CDS encoding D-glycero-alpha-D-manno-heptose-1,7-bisphosphate 7-phosphatase — MKHKALFLDRDGVINEDFDYVYQIKDFQFKSGIFELCKIANQKGYKIFVITNQAGIARGYYSERDFLKLTKWMKDEFEKQNCTITHVYYSPYHPEFGNTKYKRNSVFRKPNPGMILKAQKRYFIDLENSMLVGDQNTDVEAGLKAGIGKNFLLLNEGKKNNSSHHAEAIQIKNLDEVIPFL, encoded by the coding sequence GTGAAACATAAAGCATTGTTTTTAGACCGAGATGGAGTCATCAATGAAGACTTTGATTATGTTTATCAAATCAAAGATTTTCAATTTAAATCCGGAATATTTGAGTTGTGTAAGATAGCCAATCAAAAAGGTTACAAAATTTTTGTTATCACAAACCAGGCAGGCATAGCTAGGGGATATTATTCTGAAAGAGACTTTCTGAAACTAACGAAGTGGATGAAAGATGAGTTCGAGAAACAAAATTGTACAATCACTCATGTCTACTATTCACCATACCATCCGGAATTTGGGAATACCAAGTATAAACGTAATTCAGTTTTTCGTAAACCGAATCCAGGAATGATTTTGAAAGCCCAAAAGCGATACTTCATTGATTTGGAAAATTCTATGTTAGTTGGAGATCAAAATACAGATGTGGAAGCTGGATTAAAAGCGGGCATTGGGAAAAATTTTTTACTTTTGAATGAAGGCAAAAAAAACAACTCCTCTCATCATGCAGAAGCCATACAGATCAAAAATTTAGATGAGGTGATTCCATTTTTATGA
- the hisF gene encoding imidazole glycerol phosphate synthase subunit HisF, with the protein MRKIRLIARLDIKGTNLIKGVHLEGLRVIGSPAEYAHKYYHQGVDELIYIDCVASLYGRNNLSEIVEDSAKDIFVPLTVGGGIRSVEDATRLLRSGADKVAINTAAVANPNLISEISRRFGSQCMVLSIQAKQVDTNQWEVFTDNGREKTGLDVVDWVKKAVALGAGEILLTSIDREGTRKGYDINLVKAVTKQVSVPVIASGGMGIPEHLIDVIKDGEADAVAMADILHYGRSTIGDLRKTAIEAGIEVRKIV; encoded by the coding sequence ATGCGTAAAATTCGACTCATTGCACGTTTGGACATTAAAGGTACAAACCTGATTAAAGGTGTACATCTGGAAGGGCTAAGAGTGATTGGTTCTCCTGCAGAATATGCTCATAAATACTACCACCAAGGAGTAGATGAATTGATCTACATTGATTGTGTGGCTAGTTTATATGGTCGAAACAACTTAAGTGAAATTGTAGAAGATTCTGCCAAAGATATTTTTGTTCCTCTGACAGTTGGTGGTGGGATACGATCGGTTGAAGATGCTACGAGGTTATTAAGGAGTGGAGCAGATAAAGTTGCAATCAACACTGCTGCTGTTGCCAACCCAAACTTGATTTCTGAAATTTCGCGAAGATTTGGTAGCCAATGTATGGTATTGTCGATCCAAGCAAAACAAGTGGATACCAATCAATGGGAAGTTTTTACTGATAATGGAAGGGAAAAAACCGGACTCGATGTTGTTGATTGGGTAAAAAAGGCAGTTGCGCTTGGTGCAGGAGAAATTCTACTCACTTCCATTGACCGCGAAGGAACACGGAAAGGATATGATATCAATTTAGTCAAAGCTGTCACAAAACAAGTGTCAGTACCCGTGATTGCAAGTGGGGGTATGGGAATACCTGAGCATTTAATTGATGTAATAAAAGATGGTGAGGCTGATGCAGTCGCTATGGCAGATATTTTACACTATGGACGCTCTACTATTGGAGACTTACGTAAAACTGCAATTGAAGCAGGAATAGAGGTTCGGAAAATTGTCTAG
- a CDS encoding nucleotidyltransferase family protein — translation MTNHWKSAIITLKSTIQDVIKNLDDSGLQIAIVVSETGNFLGTITDGDIRRGLLRGLTLSSSIDSIIFRDSLVVTPQMSRDMVLQLMQTNRIHQLPIVNETREVVGLYILDEILAPSLRDNIFLIMAGGRGKRLMPHTENCPKPLLSVAGKPMLEHIIDRAKAEGFHKFLIAVHYLGYMIEEYFGDGSKFGVEINYLREEEALGTAGALSLIQDHPTSPFIVTNGDVLTDIRYGEFLDFHVHHGATATMAVRLHEWQHPFGVVRTKGVEIAGFEEKPIYRSHVNAGIYTLNPGVLSYLKPKTQCDMPTLFSRVSEVGLRTIVYPMHEPWIDVGRPDDLQKVNMLEGNH, via the coding sequence ATGACAAATCATTGGAAATCAGCAATCATCACATTAAAATCTACAATTCAAGATGTGATTAAAAATTTAGATGATAGTGGTCTGCAAATTGCGATAGTAGTTTCAGAAACAGGAAATTTTTTAGGTACAATTACAGATGGAGATATTCGTAGGGGATTGTTACGAGGACTAACACTTTCTAGTTCTATTGATTCTATTATATTCCGTGATTCTTTAGTTGTGACTCCTCAAATGAGTCGGGATATGGTATTGCAGTTGATGCAAACAAATCGTATCCACCAACTGCCTATTGTTAATGAAACAAGAGAAGTTGTTGGTTTGTATATCTTGGATGAAATTTTAGCTCCCTCTTTAAGAGATAATATTTTTTTAATTATGGCAGGTGGTAGAGGGAAACGATTGATGCCTCATACCGAAAATTGTCCTAAGCCATTACTGAGTGTTGCTGGCAAACCTATGTTAGAACACATTATCGATAGAGCAAAAGCGGAAGGTTTTCATAAGTTTTTGATTGCTGTTCATTATCTTGGTTATATGATCGAAGAATATTTCGGTGATGGATCAAAATTTGGAGTAGAAATTAATTATCTTAGAGAGGAAGAAGCTTTAGGTACAGCTGGTGCTCTCAGTTTAATTCAGGATCATCCAACAAGTCCATTTATTGTAACAAATGGAGATGTTTTAACTGACATTCGATATGGTGAATTTTTGGACTTTCATGTCCATCATGGTGCAACTGCGACAATGGCAGTTCGTCTCCATGAGTGGCAACATCCTTTTGGTGTCGTAAGGACAAAGGGAGTGGAAATTGCCGGTTTCGAAGAGAAACCAATTTATCGCAGTCATGTCAATGCTGGAATCTATACATTGAATCCCGGTGTATTAAGTTATTTAAAGCCTAAGACTCAATGTGATATGCCAACCTTGTTTTCAAGAGTTTCAGAAGTTGGATTAAGAACCATCGTGTATCCAATGCATGAACCTTGGATTGATGTTGGTAGACCAGATGATTTGCAAAAAGTAAATATGTTAGAGGGGAATCATTAG
- a CDS encoding class I SAM-dependent methyltransferase, with protein MKLTHCYLCNSNSFLNRPGKVRDNSNLEIKECENCGLVFLSSFDHIDQEHYKDSGMHGNDLPEIPEWLKETEKDDERRFQFLKDKLTNRTILDFGCGVGGFLLKAKTISKSVSGIELETRLQKHFIENSLDVSTDLAELISKKKTFDLITAFHVVEHLSDPVSIIKSLSKLLNQNGELIIEVPSANDVLLTLYENKAFSEFTYWSQHLFLFNANTLDALIKRTNLKLNWIKHIQRYPLSNHLYWLTKGKPGGHKIWNQLNSVELEKNYEAVLAANGLTDTLIASVSLNKE; from the coding sequence ATGAAACTAACACATTGTTATTTATGTAATTCAAATTCTTTTCTCAATCGACCAGGTAAAGTTAGAGATAATAGTAATCTTGAAATTAAAGAATGTGAAAACTGTGGTTTAGTATTTTTGTCTTCTTTTGATCATATTGATCAAGAGCATTACAAAGATTCTGGTATGCATGGAAATGATCTACCTGAAATACCAGAATGGTTGAAAGAAACAGAAAAAGATGACGAAAGACGATTTCAGTTTTTGAAAGATAAATTAACCAACCGAACGATATTAGATTTTGGATGTGGAGTCGGTGGTTTTTTACTAAAAGCAAAAACAATTTCGAAGTCAGTTTCTGGCATTGAATTAGAAACACGTTTGCAAAAACATTTTATTGAAAATAGCTTAGATGTATCTACTGATTTAGCAGAGCTCATCAGTAAAAAGAAAACTTTTGATTTAATCACTGCATTTCATGTAGTAGAACATCTCTCCGATCCAGTGAGTATCATCAAATCTCTCTCAAAACTATTGAATCAGAATGGAGAATTGATTATAGAGGTTCCAAGTGCAAATGATGTTCTGTTGACCTTGTATGAGAATAAAGCTTTTTCTGAATTTACCTATTGGAGTCAGCATTTATTCCTTTTTAATGCAAACACCTTAGATGCACTGATAAAACGCACAAATTTAAAACTAAATTGGATCAAACACATTCAGCGTTATCCTCTTTCCAATCATTTGTACTGGTTAACAAAAGGGAAACCAGGTGGGCATAAGATTTGGAACCAATTGAATTCTGTAGAATTAGAAAAAAATTATGAGGCAGTTTTGGCTGCGAATGGTCTTACGGATACACTCATAGCGTCCGTATCATTAAATAAG
- a CDS encoding N-acetylneuraminate synthase family protein — protein MIKIGNFEIGAGRTFVIAEIGNNHNGDLNKAFELVDVAVEVGADCAKFQMRHLDEVYRSKSLLKSGEDLGTEYILDLLEKFELDKEFHRKLNLYCKEKGILYLCTPWDNKSVDVLETFPVPAYKVASADLTNVKLLDRLIETKKPLILSTGMSQTQEILFTRDYLTKANSEFVFLHCNSTYPAPLHDINLKWMNQLREFHNYIGYSGHERGINVTLASVALGAMVVERHLTLDRTMEGPDHAASLEMKEFKTLVSGIREIELATGTSQYERKVSQGEMINRENLSKSCVAAVPISKGAIITKDMVKVLSPGQGLSPQKMYDLIGKKMQRDMDVEDYFFPSDLSEKRIEPRQYKFTHPWGVPVRYHDFQEYYQRVKPDLFEFHLSYSDMELDPNQYLKGTYECEFVIHAPELFEGSHLMDLATPDESYRKISLKETQRVIDITRSLKKFFPKTKKPFIVANIGGISMDGNLPKEILPSYYERFGESLKSLDLEGVELIPQTMAPFPWHFGGQRYQNIFVHIAEIEEWCKKLNLRMCYDVSHTMLTCNHFGYDFYDFSERIAPFTAHIHMGDAKGLNGEGLQVGEGDIDFNRLGKIFAKHAPNAWFIPEIWQGHKNGGEGFWIALEKLEGIL, from the coding sequence ATGATTAAAATTGGAAATTTTGAGATTGGAGCCGGAAGGACATTTGTGATTGCTGAGATCGGAAACAATCACAATGGAGATTTGAATAAGGCTTTTGAGTTAGTAGATGTTGCCGTTGAAGTTGGTGCAGACTGTGCAAAGTTTCAAATGCGTCACTTAGATGAGGTATATCGAAGCAAAAGTTTACTTAAATCAGGAGAGGATCTAGGTACCGAATATATTTTGGATCTATTAGAGAAGTTTGAGTTGGATAAGGAATTTCATCGCAAACTAAACCTTTACTGCAAAGAAAAAGGAATTTTATATTTATGTACTCCCTGGGATAACAAAAGTGTCGATGTTTTGGAAACGTTTCCTGTTCCTGCATATAAGGTTGCTTCTGCTGATTTAACTAATGTGAAACTACTTGATAGGCTTATTGAAACTAAAAAACCATTAATTTTATCTACTGGAATGAGCCAAACGCAGGAGATATTGTTTACACGCGATTATCTAACAAAAGCGAACTCTGAATTTGTATTTTTACATTGTAATAGCACGTATCCTGCACCTCTTCATGATATAAATTTGAAATGGATGAATCAATTACGGGAATTTCATAACTACATCGGTTATTCGGGTCATGAGCGAGGAATCAATGTTACTCTTGCCTCCGTTGCTCTAGGTGCTATGGTTGTCGAGCGCCATCTAACATTAGATAGAACGATGGAAGGACCTGATCATGCTGCAAGTTTGGAAATGAAAGAATTCAAAACACTTGTATCTGGAATTCGTGAAATAGAATTAGCGACTGGAACTAGTCAATACGAAAGAAAGGTTAGCCAAGGGGAGATGATCAATCGAGAAAATCTTTCTAAAAGTTGTGTTGCGGCTGTTCCAATTTCAAAAGGAGCGATCATTACGAAAGATATGGTAAAGGTTTTGAGTCCCGGCCAAGGACTTTCACCTCAGAAAATGTATGATTTAATTGGAAAAAAGATGCAACGAGATATGGATGTTGAGGATTATTTTTTCCCATCCGATCTATCTGAAAAAAGAATTGAACCAAGACAATATAAGTTTACGCATCCTTGGGGTGTTCCTGTCAGATACCATGATTTTCAAGAATATTACCAACGGGTAAAACCTGATTTATTTGAATTTCATCTTTCCTACTCAGATATGGAGTTGGATCCAAATCAATATTTGAAAGGCACTTATGAATGTGAATTTGTGATACATGCTCCGGAGTTATTTGAAGGAAGCCATCTTATGGATTTGGCTACTCCAGATGAAAGTTATAGAAAAATTTCCCTAAAAGAAACCCAAAGGGTGATTGATATCACTCGCTCACTTAAGAAATTTTTTCCAAAAACAAAAAAGCCATTCATAGTAGCAAACATTGGCGGAATTTCCATGGATGGGAATTTACCAAAAGAGATATTACCTTCTTATTATGAACGTTTTGGTGAAAGTTTGAAATCATTAGATTTGGAAGGGGTTGAATTAATCCCACAAACAATGGCACCATTTCCATGGCATTTTGGAGGACAAAGATACCAAAATATTTTTGTTCATATTGCTGAAATTGAAGAATGGTGTAAAAAACTAAACTTAAGAATGTGTTATGATGTATCTCATACAATGTTAACCTGCAATCACTTTGGGTATGACTTTTATGATTTTTCTGAAAGGATCGCGCCATTTACTGCGCACATCCATATGGGAGATGCAAAAGGACTCAATGGTGAGGGTTTACAAGTGGGAGAGGGAGATATTGATTTTAACCGCCTTGGGAAAATTTTCGCAAAACACGCACCAAATGCTTGGTTCATTCCTGAAATTTGGCAAGGTCATAAAAATGGTGGAGAAGGGTTTTGGATCGCCCTGGAAAAATTAGAAGGAATTCTTTAA
- a CDS encoding N-acetyl sugar amidotransferase — translation MEKRNLIKLYNLPEEVKFCKKCTVSNQRPRISFDEHGVCSACNFAEFKRTKIDWKQREQELVELCNKYRKNNGEYDVIVPCSGGKDGGFVAHQLKYKYGMNPLTVTWAPLRATEIGRKNLDAFIASGFDNVLGTPNGKVTRQLTHLSFKFLGDPFQPFIYGQTNYPLHMAVKYNVSLIMYGENGEVEYGGDMKNAFRPNRDIQDHDKHYFSGLPPEFWTEHGLSANDLKPFMAPKYEDIVKNKTEIHFLGYYKFWDPQENFYYCQENTGFTPNSERSEGTYSKYASLDDRIDGFHYYLAYIKFGIGRTTSDTAHEIRDHKITREEGAALVKRYDGEFPKKHFQEFLEYCAITEEEFRAVIDSWRSDHIWKKNGDEWELKHKVWES, via the coding sequence ATGGAAAAAAGAAATTTAATCAAATTATACAACCTTCCTGAAGAAGTGAAGTTTTGTAAAAAATGCACTGTATCCAATCAAAGACCAAGGATCAGCTTTGATGAACACGGTGTTTGCTCTGCTTGTAATTTTGCCGAATTCAAAAGAACAAAAATCGATTGGAAACAAAGGGAACAAGAACTAGTCGAACTCTGCAATAAATACCGTAAGAATAATGGTGAATACGATGTAATCGTACCTTGTAGTGGGGGAAAGGATGGTGGATTTGTCGCTCACCAACTTAAATATAAATATGGAATGAATCCTTTAACGGTGACTTGGGCACCTTTAAGGGCAACAGAAATCGGTAGAAAGAATCTTGATGCGTTTATTGCTTCTGGATTTGATAATGTGCTTGGAACTCCCAATGGAAAAGTAACCCGCCAACTGACACATCTTTCGTTTAAATTTTTAGGTGATCCATTCCAACCGTTTATCTATGGGCAAACAAATTATCCATTACACATGGCGGTTAAATACAATGTATCTTTGATAATGTATGGAGAGAATGGTGAAGTAGAGTATGGTGGAGATATGAAAAATGCATTCAGACCGAATCGCGATATTCAAGATCATGATAAACACTATTTCTCCGGATTACCGCCAGAATTTTGGACGGAACATGGTCTTAGTGCCAATGATTTGAAACCATTTATGGCTCCTAAATATGAAGATATCGTAAAGAATAAAACAGAAATCCATTTTTTAGGTTACTATAAGTTTTGGGACCCTCAAGAAAATTTTTATTACTGCCAAGAAAACACAGGATTTACACCAAACTCCGAACGTTCGGAAGGGACTTATTCGAAATATGCTAGTTTAGATGATCGAATTGATGGTTTCCACTATTACTTAGCATATATAAAATTTGGAATTGGTCGTACAACTTCCGATACAGCGCATGAAATTCGTGATCACAAAATCACACGGGAAGAAGGCGCTGCATTAGTGAAACGGTATGATGGTGAATTTCCAAAAAAACATTTTCAAGAATTTTTAGAATACTGTGCGATTACTGAGGAAGAATTTCGAGCTGTGATTGATAGTTGGCGTTCGGATCATATTTGGAAAAAGAATGGTGATGAATGGGAATTAAAACATAAAGTTTGGGAATCATAA